One Paenibacillus riograndensis SBR5 DNA segment encodes these proteins:
- a CDS encoding GNAT family N-acetyltransferase, whose translation MLIQAIDSATRQAALQISGTVIVSRGRMHKLAELPGYCAVLDGKVHAAIYYCCRDGECEIVSLDSKTENIGAGSRLIERVVEEAARAGCTRVWLITSNDNSKAIRFYQKRGFDLTAVHREAITEARKLKPSIPLTGYDGIPVRHEVEFEYRLD comes from the coding sequence ATGCTTATTCAGGCAATAGATTCCGCCACCCGCCAAGCGGCGCTTCAGATTAGCGGAACAGTCATCGTATCCAGAGGACGGATGCATAAGCTGGCAGAGCTGCCCGGATACTGCGCTGTGCTGGACGGCAAGGTGCATGCGGCCATTTATTATTGCTGCCGGGACGGGGAATGCGAAATCGTCTCTCTGGACAGCAAGACTGAGAATATCGGGGCGGGCAGCCGGTTAATCGAACGGGTTGTGGAAGAGGCAGCCCGTGCGGGGTGCACCAGAGTATGGCTCATTACCTCAAACGACAACAGCAAGGCCATCCGCTTTTATCAGAAAAGAGGCTTCGACCTTACAGCGGTGCATAGAGAGGCGATTACGGAAGCCCGAAAGCTCAAGCCGTCGATTCCGCTAACTGGGTATGACGGCATTCCGGTGCGGCATGAGGTGGAGTTTGAATATAGGCTGGATTAG
- a CDS encoding YjcZ family sporulation protein, protein MGENVGGYGGGYGAFTSTGAILVLFILLVIISKTILL, encoded by the coding sequence ATGGGTGAAAATGTTGGCGGATACGGCGGCGGATATGGCGCATTTACTTCTACCGGTGCTATCCTGGTTCTGTTCATTTTGCTGGTAATCATCTCCAAAACTATTTTGCTGTAA
- a CDS encoding ABC transporter ATP-binding protein, translating to MKQAVREHKVLLTVTLLCSILTSAAGVLIALILQKVIDAALQGDRQLFREILLLSAVYLLLLGVFGFIYSLCSKALIRNVTISLRERVFRGVFGQKPETFSATNTADYLSALTNDIKLLEDNYIQPMLQVLQNVVVFAVSLGILLYLSPLVTVILIGCMVLMFAIPSLFGKALQHKQSEVSSQMSAFTASLKDLLSGYEVITSYAMGKYAGDTFKQQNHRAAGVRFAADRLFAFNESVSQTLAILTQFAVVFIAAYLIITGRLSAGSLVALVQLSGGFVGPMLAIMENLPKIQGIKPVRERIDWLTGEKQEPDAEGLPPVFNSTLEARHLQFSYKPGNPVIQDISLSLEKGKKYALVGPSGCGKSTLVKLLTGYYDRFDGSIELDGTDVRRLDREKLQQMVSTIHQNVYMFDSDIRHNICLHEEFSEQMLDTALHTSGIHKFLQNTPDGLLSPVGENGLQLSGGQRQRIAVARALIRNKPILVLDEGTSAIDMQTAYEIESRLLKINELTLITITHNMNEELLGLYDQIIYMEDGQIAETGSLEELLKQGGRFRSFYTLEKELVGTAG from the coding sequence ATGAAACAAGCGGTCCGCGAGCACAAAGTACTGCTTACCGTTACACTGTTATGCAGTATTCTCACCTCAGCAGCGGGAGTACTCATTGCTCTCATCCTGCAAAAGGTGATTGACGCTGCTTTGCAGGGAGACAGACAGCTTTTCCGGGAAATTCTGCTGCTGTCGGCTGTTTATTTGCTGCTTTTGGGGGTGTTCGGATTTATCTATTCGCTGTGCAGCAAAGCTTTGATCCGCAATGTGACGATTTCACTGCGCGAGCGGGTGTTTCGCGGCGTATTCGGGCAGAAGCCCGAAACCTTCTCAGCAACCAATACAGCTGATTATTTGTCTGCACTCACCAATGATATCAAGCTGCTGGAGGACAACTATATCCAGCCTATGCTGCAGGTTCTGCAGAATGTAGTGGTATTTGCTGTTTCTTTGGGGATACTGCTCTATCTCAGCCCCTTGGTGACTGTGATCCTGATTGGATGCATGGTGCTCATGTTTGCCATTCCCTCTCTATTCGGCAAAGCGCTGCAGCATAAGCAAAGTGAAGTCTCCAGCCAAATGTCCGCGTTCACCGCAAGCCTGAAGGATTTATTATCCGGGTACGAGGTGATTACATCCTACGCTATGGGCAAGTATGCCGGGGACACCTTCAAACAGCAGAACCACCGGGCCGCCGGGGTCCGGTTTGCCGCTGACCGGCTGTTCGCCTTCAATGAAAGTGTGTCCCAAACTTTAGCGATTCTGACACAGTTTGCAGTTGTTTTTATTGCCGCCTATCTGATCATTACCGGCAGGCTGTCCGCCGGAAGCCTGGTCGCCCTGGTTCAGCTAAGCGGCGGTTTTGTGGGTCCGATGCTGGCCATCATGGAGAATCTCCCCAAAATCCAGGGGATTAAACCTGTTCGGGAACGCATCGATTGGCTCACCGGAGAGAAACAGGAGCCGGATGCAGAAGGACTTCCTCCTGTATTTAACAGCACATTGGAGGCCCGGCATCTGCAGTTCAGCTACAAACCGGGAAATCCGGTAATACAAGATATTTCCCTTAGTCTGGAGAAAGGAAAAAAATACGCGCTGGTAGGTCCCAGCGGCTGCGGGAAATCAACCCTGGTCAAATTGTTGACGGGGTATTATGACCGCTTTGACGGTTCCATTGAGCTTGACGGCACGGATGTGAGACGGCTTGACAGGGAGAAGCTGCAGCAAATGGTCTCCACCATCCATCAGAATGTATATATGTTTGATTCCGATATCAGGCACAACATATGCCTGCATGAGGAGTTTTCGGAGCAAATGCTGGATACGGCCCTTCACACCAGCGGAATTCATAAGTTTTTGCAGAATACACCGGATGGCCTGCTCTCCCCTGTCGGAGAGAACGGTCTGCAGCTGTCGGGAGGCCAGCGGCAGCGGATTGCCGTCGCCCGGGCACTGATCCGCAATAAGCCGATTCTGGTCCTGGATGAAGGCACCTCGGCTATTGATATGCAGACCGCTTACGAAATCGAGAGCAGATTACTGAAGATTAATGAGCTGACCCTGATTACGATCACCCATAATATGAATGAGGAGCTGCTTGGCTTATACGACCAGATTATATATATGGAGGATGGGCAGATCGCCGAGACGGGAAGTCTGGAGGAGCTGCTTAAGCAAGGGGGCAGATTCAGAAGCTTTTATACTTTGGAAAAAGAACTGGTCGGCACTGCCGGGTAA
- a CDS encoding ArsR/SmtB family transcription factor, producing the protein MNLDIREQLDPLFEIMGLLYVSSNGKQHKEQTIIELDKFGIDGEAFYNKNLKVIDKYVQAFQKHQMIEDSDRLFFTDETYFSVLLALLCENANWLTELEEVSEDRIREALLQVLIQEHSEQHSSAVEGPQLHVRSLDEIISFLEECPFEEGVKWKLMSLLQQPRKHMSALVSAVTRNLPAFEHACKEVEKPLGKLIPKLVQSIHENGDKRFLKLIEFFTRNSTLHPTLIMPLGQVMYVSQCYCGLYVASLPISGNYITDSREYLLMRLKALADNSKLQILSSLKASPKYNLEIAEQLGLSAATVSHHMNVLLASGMVGIDKKNSKVHYHLETDNIRLLIDELERYLL; encoded by the coding sequence ATGAACCTCGATATCCGGGAACAGCTCGATCCTCTTTTTGAAATAATGGGCTTGCTCTATGTCAGCAGCAACGGGAAACAGCATAAGGAACAGACGATCATTGAGCTGGACAAATTCGGCATAGACGGCGAGGCCTTTTACAATAAAAATCTGAAGGTCATCGACAAATATGTCCAGGCCTTTCAAAAGCATCAGATGATTGAGGACAGTGACCGCCTGTTTTTTACGGATGAGACGTATTTCTCTGTGCTGCTGGCTCTGCTGTGTGAAAATGCCAACTGGCTTACGGAGCTTGAAGAAGTGTCTGAAGACCGGATCCGGGAGGCGCTGCTTCAGGTATTGATACAGGAACACAGTGAGCAGCACAGTTCTGCCGTTGAGGGGCCGCAGCTTCATGTACGTTCATTGGATGAGATCATTAGCTTTCTTGAGGAGTGTCCGTTTGAGGAAGGCGTGAAATGGAAGCTGATGAGCTTGCTGCAGCAGCCCCGCAAACATATGTCGGCGCTGGTGAGTGCGGTAACCAGGAATCTCCCCGCTTTTGAACATGCCTGTAAGGAGGTCGAAAAGCCGCTTGGCAAGCTGATTCCCAAGTTAGTGCAATCGATTCATGAGAACGGTGATAAGCGGTTTCTCAAGCTCATTGAGTTTTTTACCCGGAACAGTACTCTCCATCCCACTTTGATCATGCCTCTGGGTCAGGTGATGTACGTCTCGCAATGCTATTGCGGATTGTATGTAGCTTCACTCCCCATCTCCGGTAATTATATTACCGATTCCAGAGAATACCTGCTTATGCGGTTAAAGGCGCTGGCCGATAACAGCAAATTGCAGATCCTATCTTCACTGAAGGCCAGTCCCAAATACAATCTGGAGATCGCTGAACAGTTAGGGCTGTCGGCTGCTACAGTATCCCATCATATGAATGTGCTGTTGGCTAGCGGGATGGTGGGTATTGACAAAAAGAACAGTAAAGTCCACTACCATTTGGAGACGGACAATATAAGGCTTTTGATTGATGAACTGGAACGGTATCTGCTGTAA
- a CDS encoding GNAT family N-acetyltransferase: MTIHIKACALKDLCQLQEVSYETFKETFKDQNSPENMKAYLERAFNLNQLEKELSHIFTQFFLIYSNHEAAGYLKVNTNEAQSEEMGDEALEIERIYIKHKFQKHGLGKVLLNKALEIAVEQNKKKIWLGVWEKNENAIAFYKKMGFVQTGSHSFYMGDEEQIDIIMTTDI, encoded by the coding sequence ATGACTATACACATAAAAGCATGTGCCCTAAAAGATTTATGCCAGCTTCAAGAAGTCAGTTATGAAACGTTTAAGGAGACGTTTAAGGATCAGAATTCACCTGAAAATATGAAGGCCTATTTGGAAAGGGCATTTAACTTAAACCAATTAGAAAAAGAATTATCCCATATTTTTACGCAATTCTTTCTGATTTATTCTAATCATGAAGCCGCCGGATATTTAAAGGTAAATACCAATGAGGCCCAGTCTGAAGAAATGGGTGATGAAGCGCTGGAAATCGAGAGGATCTATATAAAGCACAAATTTCAAAAACACGGGCTGGGTAAAGTGCTGCTAAATAAAGCCTTAGAAATTGCGGTGGAACAGAATAAAAAGAAAATCTGGCTGGGCGTATGGGAAAAGAATGAAAATGCGATTGCGTTTTATAAGAAAATGGGGTTTGTCCAAACGGGGAGCCACTCTTTTTATATGGGTGATGAAGAACAAATCGACATTATAATGACCACAGACATATAA
- a CDS encoding MarR family winged helix-turn-helix transcriptional regulator encodes MKEILREIGMIARALDSMSNIEFKEYDLTKGQYLYLVRICEHPGIIQEKLAEMIKVDRSTATRAIKKLEINGFIEKKEDKHNKKNKNLFPTEKGQHVYPFIKRENDHSNLVALRGFSESELETMFTLLQRVRKNVEKDWEFVKKGNKRIY; translated from the coding sequence ATGAAGGAAATTCTTCGGGAAATCGGAATGATAGCAAGGGCACTGGATTCCATGAGCAATATAGAATTTAAAGAATATGACCTTACAAAAGGGCAGTATTTGTACCTTGTGCGGATATGTGAACATCCAGGAATCATCCAAGAAAAGTTAGCTGAGATGATAAAAGTAGACCGGTCAACAGCAACCCGTGCTATAAAAAAACTTGAAATTAACGGTTTTATTGAAAAAAAGGAAGACAAACATAACAAAAAAAATAAAAACCTCTTTCCAACAGAAAAAGGGCAGCATGTTTATCCTTTTATAAAAAGAGAAAATGATCATTCCAATCTGGTTGCACTAAGGGGATTTTCCGAAAGTGAATTAGAAACCATGTTCACTCTGCTTCAAAGAGTAAGAAAAAATGTAGAAAAAGACTGGGAATTTGTAAAAAAAGGAAACAAGAGAATTTATTAA
- a CDS encoding DNA polymerase IV translates to MPKDRVILLSDCQAFYASVEKAAHPEYRDRPVAVGDPSRMNGIVLAACPVAKAQGVTTASRVGEALAKCPELIVIRPRMGTYIKVSLLISEIYRTYTDLVEPYSIDEQFLDVTGSLAYFGGSLKDMIQKIQHHVLLSTGVWTRIGIGSTKVMAKMATDNYAKKMKDGIYELTFNQLESTLWRLPVQDMFMVASRMTRNFWRMGISTIGDIARMELPEFKQRMRTTMGKQSDIQAEYYWQTARGLDPSPVVTGIRHQIKSVGHGKALRWNLYTRLTDIEVVLLELVIEVCQRARRYRYMGSVVSISVLETDGESSCSYERQMTLPEPSSLTHEVAAAALALFMDNWSGLPVGRLAITLSRLSDDGVIQLTLFDDRARSYNKEHAIDGIKARYGNQALIRASSLLESGVARERAEQIGGHYK, encoded by the coding sequence ATGCCTAAGGATCGTGTCATTCTGCTGTCCGACTGCCAAGCCTTTTATGCCTCGGTGGAGAAAGCCGCCCATCCTGAATATAGAGATAGACCGGTTGCAGTAGGAGACCCTTCCAGAATGAACGGCATTGTACTGGCAGCCTGCCCGGTTGCCAAAGCACAGGGCGTAACGACGGCCTCACGTGTAGGTGAAGCTTTAGCAAAATGCCCGGAGCTAATTGTTATACGCCCCCGCATGGGAACTTACATTAAGGTCTCGCTTCTGATCTCAGAAATTTACCGGACCTATACCGATCTGGTGGAGCCCTACAGCATCGATGAGCAGTTTCTGGATGTCACAGGCTCTCTTGCTTACTTTGGAGGGTCATTGAAAGACATGATTCAAAAAATCCAGCACCATGTTTTGCTGTCGACAGGTGTCTGGACCCGGATAGGTATTGGTTCCACTAAAGTCATGGCAAAAATGGCGACAGATAACTACGCCAAAAAGATGAAGGACGGGATATACGAGCTTACCTTTAACCAGTTAGAGTCCACCCTGTGGAGACTGCCGGTGCAGGATATGTTTATGGTAGCGTCTAGAATGACCAGGAATTTTTGGCGCATGGGTATATCCACAATCGGAGACATTGCACGAATGGAGCTGCCGGAGTTTAAGCAGCGAATGCGCACCACAATGGGCAAGCAGAGCGATATCCAGGCGGAGTATTATTGGCAAACCGCGCGGGGGCTTGATCCTAGTCCTGTGGTTACAGGAATACGGCATCAGATCAAGTCCGTGGGGCATGGCAAGGCCCTGCGCTGGAATTTATATACCCGGCTGACGGATATCGAGGTTGTGCTGCTTGAGCTTGTCATCGAGGTGTGCCAGCGGGCACGGCGGTATCGTTACATGGGGTCGGTGGTCTCTATTTCCGTTTTGGAGACAGACGGAGAGAGCTCATGCTCTTATGAGCGCCAGATGACATTGCCGGAGCCTTCATCGTTGACGCATGAAGTGGCCGCAGCCGCGCTCGCATTATTCATGGACAACTGGTCCGGGCTCCCTGTAGGGCGCTTAGCCATAACGTTGTCCCGCCTTTCGGATGACGGTGTGATTCAGCTTACGCTGTTCGATGACCGGGCCCGCTCTTACAATAAGGAACACGCAATCGACGGAATTAAAGCCCGGTATGGAAATCAAGCCTTGATCAGGGCTTCATCTTTACTTGAATCCGGAGTTGCCCGGGAGAGAGCTGAACAGATTGGGGGTCATTATAAATGA
- a CDS encoding accessory gene regulator ArgB-like protein, which translates to MIDILSTRLATGIKNIVPDHPASHAVLKFAIAVVLNVLSILSLTLLISLFTGRLTEAGLILISFALLRQVSGGVHLKSGTKCVIFTTALFTLLSFVELGNVYVQILNAVSLVLVLWLAPIGIERQTRIPKRHWPKLKIAAGVLIIFNMLFCSAVVAASFFAQACTLFLAWRGVKSI; encoded by the coding sequence TTGATTGATATTCTCTCCACAAGATTGGCAACCGGAATCAAAAATATTGTTCCCGATCACCCGGCATCACACGCCGTCCTCAAGTTCGCAATAGCCGTGGTCCTAAATGTACTATCTATCCTCTCGTTGACTTTGTTAATTTCTCTATTTACTGGCCGCCTAACTGAAGCCGGGTTGATATTGATCTCATTCGCATTGCTGCGGCAAGTGTCCGGGGGAGTACACCTTAAATCCGGAACCAAATGTGTAATCTTCACCACGGCACTCTTCACTCTTTTATCATTTGTGGAGCTCGGTAATGTGTACGTTCAAATATTGAACGCTGTAAGCCTGGTCCTTGTACTGTGGTTAGCGCCGATCGGGATTGAACGGCAGACCCGTATACCTAAGCGTCATTGGCCAAAACTCAAAATAGCTGCAGGCGTCCTAATCATTTTTAATATGCTGTTCTGTTCGGCAGTAGTTGCAGCGAGCTTCTTCGCGCAGGCTTGTACTCTATTTCTTGCTTGGAGGGGGGTGAAATCAATATGA
- a CDS encoding cyclic lactone autoinducer peptide produces MIKSIQRKAVYGLASVLSGMAALLVLVSTSIVYINQPEVPEELLK; encoded by the coding sequence ATGATCAAGAGTATTCAGCGTAAAGCGGTATATGGACTGGCGTCTGTTTTGTCAGGTATGGCCGCGTTGCTTGTGCTTGTCAGTACCAGTATTGTATATATCAACCAGCCGGAAGTGCCCGAAGAACTGCTGAAATAG
- a CDS encoding LytTR family transcriptional regulator DNA-binding domain-containing protein, producing MSIISATKDLEGQSGLVSVKGEDIIFLGTDSSSSIILLHTLDSVFYTTGTLKYWTRVLNASGYTFYLADRNNSINIHNIVEINSLLKVAYFERERTKDSKYCTMSKSGIKKVCQLVGELNPSVVFN from the coding sequence ATGAGTATTATAAGCGCTACTAAAGATCTGGAGGGACAGTCAGGGCTTGTTTCTGTAAAAGGGGAAGATATCATCTTTCTTGGTACAGACAGCTCATCAAGCATCATATTATTGCACACTTTGGACTCCGTATTTTACACAACCGGTACACTAAAGTATTGGACAAGGGTTTTAAATGCATCAGGGTACACCTTTTACTTAGCGGATCGTAATAATAGTATAAACATCCACAACATCGTGGAGATCAACAGTCTCCTGAAAGTTGCTTACTTCGAACGCGAACGGACCAAGGATTCAAAATATTGCACGATGTCCAAAAGCGGCATCAAAAAAGTTTGCCAACTTGTAGGAGAACTAAATCCATCCGTGGTGTTCAATTAG